The Pueribacillus theae region TATGGTGGAAGGAAATGTAGATATCTGCTCCCGCTCTGTTTGCTTTATTTGTTCTTTCAGCTAGAGGAACGTCTCTTTCACCTGTTCTATCATCAGTTCGGTGTAAAGATACACCTTCATAAAGTTTCATTTGCTTTTCAAATGCTAAAGCTACTTCATTATTAAAAAACCATTCACGTTCTTCAAATTTTCCAGATGGTGAACGTTTACCCGGTGTATGTTTTCCATGTCCGGCACAAAAATATATTGTCTTCATACTTACCCTCTCCTTTACAAAATAAAAAAGAGCAACGCTTTTTGCGTCACTCATTATTTTTCAATTCTTCATCAATGTTTTGGCCCGTTAATTCTTCTTGCACCTCTTCAACAAAACTCTTATCTTTGTTTTCAATGACTTTGAGTTTTTCAGCTAAATCTGTCGGGACTAAAACACCGAGTTCGGCCATGTTTTCAAGGATAGACAAGCCCTCATTTGCAATATAAAAAAGAACGGTTGCGTATGTGATCGCCCCGTTCATCCCGAGTATTTGGTCTATGACATTTGCTAGAATAATCACGACTAAAATCAAAAGTTTCCTAGCATATCCAAAAAGACTTTTTCTTGACCACAGATTGTTGTTTTTAAGCGCCTTTGCAACACCTGTAACTATGTCTAACCCCATTAACAACAACAGCAAATGCAAAAATTTCACGTCACCAAAAAGATAAAATCGGACAACCTCTAAATGTTCCAAATTAACACCGCCCATTTTTCAATCTCCTCCGTCATTTTTTAAATGTCCCCCTTCTCTATTTCTGCAAAATAAAAAAGCCTTATTCGGCTCCTGTTAGTTTAGTCATAACGTGTTCACGTATTAAGTCGTTAATTGTGCCATCGATGCCCGCCTGGAAATACTCTAGAGCAGGAACCATCGGGATATACCCGTTAATCGTCAATTCCCCTGTGCTATCCCCACCGGTAAAATAAACCCGGCGGAAGTGCTGCCCGTCCTGCTCTACGGCGTTTGAACTGGTTTCCCTAAACTCGTATCTCATTCCTTATCACCTTCCTTTTTAAGCGATTCATTTTCTTCTCTAAGCAGCCGATTTTCCTCTACCAAAATAGCAATCTTACGTTTGGCATTCGCCATGTCCTGCGCCCACTCTGCTGATAGATTATCAATTATGTTATTTACATCTTGGTTCATTAATGCGCTCCTTTAACAATTTTATTTCATTTTTCAAATGCTGATTTTCGATTTTTAACCAATTAATTTTGTCCTCAAGCTTCGTATCAAGTTCTTGAATCGCTTTTGTATTATACGATGATAATTTATACAGATTAATTGCCTTTCCGTCACGTCCGGTAACAGCTACACTATCTTCCGCAATCAGCCCAACTTGAGGAACATAAAGGCCATTTTGAATATCGTCTTTCAACTCGTAAGCAACTACGGTTAAGTCTTTCACAGTAGAAAGGCCAATATTATCCAAAGGTACAATGTTCGTCTTTAACTCTCTGCTTGATTGTGCGTCAAACTCACGCGCCTGGATGCCGCGCCATTGGTCCGTCGTTCCGTTGTTCGTTACACGTACCCATCCATTGTTAACCGTTCTTAAATACAGATGATTTGCTGATGTTAACCCGTTCACATCGATGGCATTAGCGAAAATGTTATTCATCCGTACGTCTGCGTAGCTTGTAGTACTTCCCGCTGACGTGGCCCTAATTTCGCCACCTGAACGTGGCCGTAAATAAAGATGTGAAGATGTACCTTGCAAGCTGTTG contains the following coding sequences:
- a CDS encoding phage holin family protein, with translation MGGVNLEHLEVVRFYLFGDVKFLHLLLLLMGLDIVTGVAKALKNNNLWSRKSLFGYARKLLILVVIILANVIDQILGMNGAITYATVLFYIANEGLSILENMAELGVLVPTDLAEKLKVIENKDKSFVEEVQEELTGQNIDEELKNNE